In a genomic window of Vallitalea okinawensis:
- a CDS encoding S-layer homology domain-containing protein, which yields MKKLLMLLLVFLMLTSTAVAGNNDEPSNWAKDNVNKVKELGLATEATSQGFRDATSREEFATLVVVLSEKVLGRELEVPQTNPFTDTDDEYIEKAYQAGIVKGIGGGLFAPDSNVTREQIVVMYINAMKMLELELGRELINEDLKSTFSDEDSFSFWSEESIKIAKANGLVKGVGNNTFDPKGLATHEQSLTLNLRSFYFTEDLSNLLNNAETQYENAESLSFTTETYFSLNMVDQGTPFYMEMLMNFDSEYILEPLAMKNIIKGDVAIAMLGQEVIIPLDADMYMLQDGNELVNYVAYEDTTTGQIVYEKYRTPYEVMDINSMIDMETITDAESFAHYRLVNKEVIDGRNVYTIEMTINMDEEGIELMDTLVGDMLLEVGLDSSHLMLLNAVELTYKYDAETGALISLEADLADYINAIFKELTSSSEEVEIQEFLIKISDIRMNDIDEIVVPQEIIENAVEINIEE from the coding sequence ATGAAAAAACTTTTAATGCTTTTGTTAGTATTCTTAATGCTAACATCAACAGCTGTAGCTGGGAATAATGATGAACCATCAAATTGGGCGAAAGATAACGTAAATAAGGTAAAAGAATTAGGTCTTGCAACAGAAGCCACCAGTCAAGGTTTTAGAGATGCCACAAGTAGAGAGGAATTTGCTACTTTGGTTGTTGTCTTATCAGAAAAAGTTTTGGGTAGAGAATTAGAAGTACCTCAAACTAACCCTTTTACAGATACTGATGATGAGTATATTGAAAAGGCTTACCAAGCGGGTATAGTTAAAGGAATAGGTGGAGGCTTATTTGCGCCAGACTCCAATGTAACAAGAGAACAAATAGTCGTTATGTACATCAACGCGATGAAGATGTTAGAACTTGAATTAGGTCGTGAATTAATTAATGAAGATTTAAAATCAACCTTTAGCGATGAAGATAGTTTTTCATTCTGGTCTGAAGAGAGTATTAAAATTGCAAAAGCTAATGGCCTTGTAAAAGGTGTTGGTAACAATACTTTTGATCCAAAAGGTTTAGCGACGCATGAACAATCCTTAACATTAAATCTTAGAAGTTTCTATTTTACAGAAGATTTAAGTAATCTATTAAATAATGCTGAAACTCAATATGAGAATGCAGAAAGTCTTAGTTTTACTACTGAAACATATTTTAGTTTAAACATGGTAGATCAGGGGACACCTTTTTACATGGAAATGCTAATGAATTTTGATTCAGAGTATATTTTAGAACCATTAGCAATGAAAAATATTATCAAGGGGGATGTAGCAATTGCTATGCTGGGACAAGAAGTTATCATACCTCTTGATGCTGATATGTACATGTTACAGGACGGCAATGAATTAGTTAATTATGTTGCATATGAAGATACTACAACAGGTCAAATTGTCTACGAAAAATATAGAACACCATATGAAGTCATGGATATAAATTCAATGATAGATATGGAAACAATTACAGATGCAGAGTCATTTGCGCATTACAGATTAGTTAATAAAGAAGTTATTGATGGTAGAAATGTTTATACCATTGAGATGACTATCAATATGGATGAAGAAGGCATTGAGCTTATGGATACATTAGTAGGTGATATGCTACTAGAAGTTGGTTTGGACAGTAGTCATTTAATGTTACTGAATGCTGTAGAGTTAACTTACAAATATGATGCAGAAACAGGTGCACTTATAAGTTTAGAAGCAGATTTAGCAGATTATATAAATGCTATTTTTAAAGAATTAACAAGTTCAAGCGAAGAAGTAGAAATTCAAGAATTTCTCATAAAAATTAGTGATATTCGTATGAATGATATTGATGAAATTGTTGTACCTCAAGAAATAATAGAAAATGCTGTTGAGATAAATATAGAAGAATAA
- a CDS encoding phosphopentomutase has protein sequence MNRVIWVILDSVGMGELPDADQFGDMGSNTIGNTAKAVGGLNIPNMIHLGLGNIDGMKNLDRTDAPKGCFARLGEISNGKDTTTGHWEMVGIHSTEPFPSYPNGFPADIIEEFEAKTNRKVLGNKPASGTAILDELGTEHVSTGNLIVYTSADSVFQIAAHEDVVPIDELYRICEIAREMLNDEHAVARVIARPFIGEEGNWQRTANRRDFSLQPPIDTVLDYMKAAGHQVTGVGKIEDIFANKGITDAIHTKDNMDGVDQTLEYMKKQEKGLIFTNLVDFDSKWGHRNNYVEYAKGLEAFDTRLKEITDQMTENDILFINADHGCDPTTPSTDHSREYVPLLIYGKSIKEGINLGTRKTFADIGQTIAEIFDVEKIAIGESFLEDIK, from the coding sequence ATCAATAGAGTAATATGGGTCATTTTAGATAGTGTTGGTATGGGCGAATTACCAGATGCTGACCAATTTGGCGATATGGGCAGCAATACTATAGGAAATACTGCAAAAGCAGTTGGTGGATTAAATATTCCAAATATGATTCATTTAGGATTAGGTAATATTGATGGTATGAAAAACTTAGATCGTACAGATGCACCAAAAGGGTGTTTCGCGCGTTTGGGTGAAATTTCAAATGGAAAAGACACAACAACAGGTCATTGGGAAATGGTTGGTATCCATTCTACGGAACCGTTCCCATCTTATCCAAATGGCTTTCCAGCAGATATTATAGAAGAGTTTGAAGCGAAAACAAATAGAAAAGTGTTAGGTAATAAACCTGCTTCCGGTACAGCGATTTTAGATGAACTAGGTACTGAACATGTTAGTACTGGAAATCTTATCGTATACACATCTGCGGACAGTGTATTTCAAATTGCTGCTCATGAAGATGTTGTTCCAATTGATGAGCTTTATAGAATATGTGAAATAGCAAGAGAAATGTTAAATGATGAGCATGCTGTAGCAAGAGTCATTGCCCGTCCTTTTATTGGTGAAGAAGGCAACTGGCAAAGAACGGCTAACAGAAGAGATTTCTCACTTCAGCCACCAATTGATACAGTTTTAGATTACATGAAAGCGGCTGGTCATCAAGTAACAGGTGTTGGTAAAATTGAAGATATTTTTGCTAACAAAGGTATTACAGACGCTATTCATACAAAAGATAATATGGATGGTGTAGATCAAACTCTAGAATATATGAAGAAACAAGAGAAAGGTTTAATCTTCACAAACCTTGTTGATTTCGATTCTAAATGGGGTCATAGAAATAACTATGTTGAATATGCAAAGGGTCTTGAAGCATTTGATACACGACTTAAAGAGATTACTGATCAAATGACTGAGAATGATATTCTTTTCATCAACGCTGACCACGGTTGTGATCCTACAACTCCAAGTACAGATCACTCAAGAGAGTATGTTCCTCTTTTGATTTATGGTAAATCAATCAAAGAAGGTATTAACTTAGGTACTCGTAAGACTTTTGCAGATATCGGTCAAACAATTGCTGAAATCTTTGATGTGGAGAAAATAGCTATTGGAGAAAGTTTCTTAGAAGATATTAAGTAG
- a CDS encoding purine-nucleoside phosphorylase, whose amino-acid sequence MLQHKIEDAVKYMKELINDEPGIGMILGSGLGDLADEIDNATLIDYSNIPHFPVSTVEGHAGRFVIGEFEGKQVIAMQGRFHFYEGYHMNEVTFAVRVMKLLGVEKLLVTNAAGAVNRNFKPGNLMLISDHLNFMGTNPLMGHNLKEFGVRFPDMSDAYSKDLREKVKTVASTNGIEVVEGVYCGYSGPSYETPAEIRMFRTLGADAVGMSTVPEVIVAVHSGIKVLGISCLTNMAAGILDQPLSHEEVTETATRVKQDFVSLVRAVIREVL is encoded by the coding sequence ATGTTACAACATAAGATAGAAGATGCAGTTAAATACATGAAAGAGCTAATCAATGATGAGCCTGGGATTGGTATGATCTTAGGTTCAGGTTTAGGTGACTTAGCTGACGAAATTGATAATGCAACACTAATAGATTACAGCAATATTCCACATTTTCCAGTTTCCACTGTTGAAGGTCACGCAGGACGTTTTGTAATTGGAGAATTCGAGGGGAAACAAGTTATTGCTATGCAAGGAAGATTTCATTTCTATGAAGGCTATCATATGAATGAAGTGACATTTGCTGTACGTGTTATGAAACTATTAGGAGTAGAAAAATTACTTGTTACTAATGCAGCGGGCGCTGTTAATAGAAACTTTAAACCCGGCAACTTAATGTTAATCAGTGATCATTTAAATTTCATGGGTACCAATCCTCTTATGGGTCATAATCTTAAAGAGTTTGGTGTTCGATTCCCTGATATGTCTGATGCTTATAGCAAAGACTTAAGAGAAAAAGTTAAAACTGTTGCTTCCACTAATGGGATTGAAGTAGTAGAGGGTGTTTATTGTGGTTATTCTGGACCCTCTTATGAAACACCTGCAGAGATAAGAATGTTTAGAACATTAGGCGCAGATGCTGTTGGTATGTCTACTGTTCCAGAAGTAATCGTTGCTGTTCACAGCGGTATTAAGGTGTTAGGTATATCTTGCTTAACCAATATGGCGGCAGGTATTTTAGATCAGCCATTATCACATGAAGAAGTTACTGAAACGGCTACAAGAGTTAAACAAGATTTTGTTTCTTTAGTTAGAGCGGTAATCAGAGAAGTATTATAG
- a CDS encoding DUF1848 domain-containing protein, which produces MILSVSRRTDIPAFYSDWFMNRIREGFVVTKNPFNPKQMHRISLNPHVIDCIVFWSKNPKAMINHLDELDSRGYKYYFQFTLNGYGKDIEPFVPAREEMIHTFKKISKKIGRHRVIWRYDPILINTRYDVTHHIHNFEYICKKLSGYTEKCIISFIDSYQKNKNNLKRAEVHFMADKEMTFLAQNLSHIAESNSMHLETCSEKINLDELNIQHGKCIDDKLIERIIGCAIKVSKDKNQRSDCGCVSSIDIGAYNSCKHRCIYCYANYSQQSMNDNIQKHHVKSPLLIGELDGSEVIKAKEMKSLRRHQMTIFEEVK; this is translated from the coding sequence ATGATTTTGAGTGTAAGTCGAAGAACAGACATTCCAGCCTTTTATAGTGATTGGTTTATGAATAGAATACGAGAAGGTTTTGTGGTTACAAAGAATCCTTTTAATCCTAAGCAAATGCATCGGATTTCTTTAAATCCTCATGTGATTGATTGTATTGTGTTTTGGTCAAAGAATCCAAAGGCGATGATCAACCATTTAGATGAATTAGACAGTAGAGGATACAAATATTATTTTCAGTTTACTCTAAATGGGTACGGCAAAGATATAGAACCTTTTGTTCCGGCTAGGGAAGAAATGATCCATACTTTTAAAAAGATCAGCAAAAAGATTGGAAGGCATCGAGTGATCTGGCGTTATGATCCAATACTCATTAATACTCGATACGATGTAACGCATCATATTCATAATTTTGAGTACATATGTAAGAAACTAAGTGGGTACACAGAAAAGTGTATCATTAGTTTTATTGATAGCTATCAAAAGAATAAGAACAATTTAAAGCGTGCAGAAGTACACTTTATGGCTGATAAAGAGATGACATTCTTAGCTCAGAATTTAAGCCATATAGCAGAGAGTAATAGTATGCATTTGGAAACTTGCTCTGAAAAGATTAACCTTGATGAGCTTAATATTCAACATGGTAAGTGCATTGATGACAAGCTAATTGAAAGAATAATTGGTTGTGCTATAAAGGTATCAAAAGATAAAAACCAAAGATCGGATTGTGGATGCGTGAGTAGTATAGATATTGGTGCCTATAATTCCTGTAAACATAGATGCATATATTGTTATGCTAACTATAGTCAACAATCTATGAATGATAATATTCAAAAACATCATGTAAAATCACCTTTACTTATAGGAGAGTTAGACGGTAGTGAGGTTATTAAAGCTAAAGAGATGAAGAGTTTAAGACGTCATCAGATGACTATATTTGAAGAAGTAAAATAA
- a CDS encoding NADH peroxidase, whose protein sequence is MKKFICTICGYVHEGETAPEKCPQCNAPASKFVEQQSNEGLAWADEHRIGVAKDVDPEVVEGLKQNFMGECTEVGMYLAMSRQADREGYPEVAEAYKRIAFEEAEHAAKFAELLGEVVAADTQKNLQMRVDAEHGACQGKLDLAKKAKQLGYDAIHDTVHEMCKDEARHGAAFQGLLKRFFG, encoded by the coding sequence ATGAAAAAATTTATATGTACAATCTGCGGCTATGTTCATGAGGGTGAAACAGCTCCAGAGAAATGTCCACAATGTAATGCTCCAGCTTCAAAATTTGTTGAGCAACAATCTAATGAAGGATTAGCTTGGGCTGACGAACATCGTATCGGCGTTGCTAAAGATGTAGACCCTGAAGTTGTTGAAGGTTTAAAACAAAACTTCATGGGTGAATGTACTGAGGTTGGTATGTACTTAGCAATGAGCCGACAAGCTGATCGTGAAGGTTACCCTGAAGTTGCTGAAGCATATAAGCGTATTGCTTTTGAAGAAGCAGAACATGCTGCTAAGTTTGCTGAATTATTAGGTGAAGTAGTTGCAGCCGATACACAAAAGAACTTACAAATGCGCGTGGATGCTGAGCATGGTGCTTGCCAAGGTAAATTAGACTTAGCTAAAAAAGCTAAGCAACTAGGTTACGATGCTATTCATGACACAGTTCATGAAATGTGTAAAGATGAAGCTCGCCATGGTGCAGCATTCCAAGGTTTATTAAAGAGATTTTTTGGATAA